The Parafrankia irregularis nucleotide sequence CCGCCCTCAGGTACAGCCGCAGCTCCGTGAGCGACTCGACCGGAGGCTGGGCGGTGACCAGCTCCCGCACCCCGCTGGTCCCGGAGCCCAGGCCGACCCGGTGCGTCAGCATCCCGTACTGGTCAGGGCAGGCATCCACGGCGACGACGCGCGCACGGCCGCGGGCCGCGAGCGCCAGGCCGAGCCCGGCGGCGACCGTCGTTCGGCCGCCGCCGCCGCCGAATCCCCCGACCAGGACACAGCGGGTACGGACCGCGGCGCCGCGGAAGGGCGCGGGAACAATCTCTGCCCCGGGGCGCGACGGCACCGCGGGCAGGGACGCGCGCGGGGGCACGGTCACGATCGTGGACGCCGACGGGCGCGGCAACGACACCGCGGACGGTCGCGTTCCCAGCTGCGGGGACGGCGGCGGTGACGCCGGTACCGGTGCCGGCAGTGCCGGTGGCGGCGGCGGCGGTGGCGGTGGCGGTGGCGGTGGTGGCGGTGGCGGTGGCGGTGGTGGTGGCGGCACCGGTTGTGGTCGCGGCTGCTGCTGCGGCTGCGCCGTCGGATGCGGCCTCGGTACCGGTGGGAGCGGCGGCAACGGCGCACGCTGACCGAAACCGGGAGCGAGTGCCGGTGGCCCCTCGGCCGCGGCGTTCGGGGCTACGACCTGCGGCACCCAGCCGCCTCCCGCGGTGGGCTCGTGAGCACTCGCCGGAGCGGCCGGACCCGCCGACCCGTGGTCAGGTGACCCATGGCCAGGTGACCCGTGGTCAGGCCGCACCTGGTCGGGGTTCGTGGGAGAAGCCGGACCGGGCGGCACCGGCGGACCCGCGTACGCGGTGAGCGGCGGTGGGGCCGCGTGCGGCGCCGCCGCCGGATTGGTCGCCGTGGCCGGCGGGTTCGTCGCCGTGGCACCGCGCTCCGGCTCGGATCGAGGCACCCGCGGACGACCCCGGCCCGCGCGGCGGCCGACGGTGGCCAGACCGGGTTGGGAGTCCTGCGTCATCCGCATGCCCAGCAGGGACACCGGGCGGGCATCACCCTCGGCGTCGTCGCCGGTGTCTCCTGGGTCCGTACCTCCCGCGCCGAGTCCCGGATCCGTGCCGGAGGCGCCGGCGCCGTATCGCTCCCGACCTGCTCCGCCGGGCTCGGACCCCTCGGAGTCGGATCGTGGTGGGAACGTCTCGCCGCCCCCGTCACGTTCGGATCCGCGGCCCGTCTCGTGCATCTGCCCCACCCCATGTGTGTCGACCGTCCGAAAGGCCGGCGCCGGTGGCGGGCCCCCCGCCCACCACCGAACCGGCCTGTCGTACCGGAACCCCGCATGAGGCGACGCGTACGCGGCAGGCCCCCCTCGAACCCGCCACCGCGACCACCGTGCGGCCACGGTACGCCCCCGGCCGCCGCGTGCCTGCGTGGACCCCGCATCACGCGAGGTCACCGATACGGTTCGAAAACACACTCTCGCGGAAGGTGCGTCCCCACAAGTGTGACGGGCCGACACCATCGTGACGGACCGTCCACACCTGATGACAGGCCACCGACATCCCACAGGGACATGGAGTCGGGCGAGCGGGAGGTGCTACGCGAGCGCCGCGATCCCGCGCAGGACGACAGCCGTGTCCAGCGCGGCCAGCGTGGCCTCGCGCCCCTTGTCCTCCACCGACCCGGGCAGGCCGGCCCGGTCGCGCGCCTGCTCCACGGTGTCGCAGGTCAGCAGGCCGAAGCCGACCGGTACCCCGGAGTCGAGGGTGACCCGGGCCAGGCCGTCGGTGACGAACCGGCAGACATAGTCGAAGTGCGGTGTACCACCACGAATCACGGCACCCAGCGCCACCACCGCGTCGTGACGGGATGCCAGCGCGGCCGCCACCACCGGCAGCTCCACCGCGCCGGACACCCTGACCACGGTCGGGCTGACCGTCACTCCCGCGTCCTTGGCGGCCCGCAGGGCGCCACCGAGCAGCGAGTCGGTGATCTCCGTGTGCCAGCGGGTCGCGACGATCGCCAGCCTGACGTCGCCGGCGTCGGGCAGTTCCTCAGCAGGTGCACCTGCGCCGCTCATCGTGCCTCCTCACACGCTCGGCCCGACCAGTCAACGCCGGTCGGCCCCGTCTTCGACCAGTGGTTCGTCTCGTGAGCGGAGGCCACGGCCTCGTCCGCGCCGACAGCCAGCGGCAGGCCCGGCAGCTCATGGCCCATCCGGTCCCGCTTCGTCGTCAGATAGCGCAGGTTCTCCGGGGTGTGCGCCACCGGCAGCCCGATCTGCTCGACGACCCGCAGGCCGTGCCGCTCCAGCCCCACCCGCTTCGTCGGGTTGTTGGTCAGCAGTCGCAGGCTGCGGACGCCCAGGTCGAGCAGCATCTGGGCGCCGGTGCCGTACTCGCGCGCGTCGGCGGGCAGACCGAGCGCGAGGTTCGCGTCGACGGTGTCATGGCCGATGTCCTGCAGCTGGTAGGCGCGCAGCTTGTCGAGCAGGCCGATGCCACGCCCTTCGTGCCCGCGCACATACAGCACGACCCCGCGGCCTTCGGTCGCGACCGCGCGCAGCGACGCGTCCAGCTGGTTGCCGCAGTCGCAGCGCCGCGATCCGAAGACATCCCCCGTCAGGCATTCGCTGTGCACTCTGACCAGGACGTTCTCCCCCGCCCCGAGATCGCCGCGGACCAGCGCGATGTGCTCGATGCCGTCACGGGTGTCCCGGAAGCCCACGGCCTGGAACAGTCCGTAGCGGGTCGGGATCTGGGCCTCGGCCAGCCGCTCGACCTGCTTCTCCGTCCGGCGGCGATAGTCGATGAGCGCCTCGATCGAGATCAGGGCCAGATTGTGCTCGCGGGCGAACACCGTCAGCTCGGGCAGCCGGGCCATGGTGCCGTCGTCGTTGACGATCTCGCAGATCGCCCCGGCCGGGCGCAGGCCGGCCAGCCGAGCGAGGTCGACCGCGGCCTCGGTGTGCCCGGGCCGGCGCAGCACGCCGCCCTCGCGGGCACGCAGCGGGAAGATGTGGCCGGGCCGGGTGAGGTCGCCGGGCTCGGTGGTCGGGTCGGCAAGCAGGCGGATGGTGCGGGCGCGGTCCGCGGCGGAGATGCCGGTCGTGACGCCGGTGCGCGCGTCCACCGTGACCGTGAACGCCGTGCGCATCCGGTCGGTGTTCTGCGGGACCATCTGGTCGAGCTCCAGCCGGTCGACCTCGGCCGGGTCGAGCGGGACGCAGACCACGCCGGCGGTGTGGCGGATCATGAAGGCAAGCAGCTCGGGCGTGGCGGCCTCGGCCGCGAAGATCAGGTCGCCCTCGTTCTCACGGTCCTCGTCATCGACGACGACCACGGGGCGGCCGGCCGCGATCTCGGCGATCGCCGTCTCGATCGTCGCGAACGGCGACCCTGCGTCGTCCGCGGGCCGAACGGTCTCACCGGCGGGGCGGGCGTGCTCGCCGGCCGCCACCGGAGCCGCCTGCGTTGCTGCCTGCGCGGCTTCACCGACGGGCCGGCGGGCCACGGGCGCCGCCGCGTCGGGCGTTCCCGCGCCCGACAGGTGGGTGCCGGTCGGCTGGAAGGGGGCCGCGGAGTCGCCGGCCAGGTATGTGGTCATCAGTGTGATCCGTTCAGATCCGCATGCAGCTTTTCGACGTATTTGGCCAGGACGTCGACCTCTATGTTGACCTTGTCGCCGACCGCGCGGACACCCAGCGTGGTGTCGGCGAGAGTGGTCGGGATGAGGCTGACGGTGAAGCTCGCGGGCTCGTCACCAGCCGCCGGGCGCACGTCGACCACGGTCAGGCTGACACCGTCGACGGTGACCGAGCCCTTCTCCACCAGGTAGCGGTCCAGCCGCGGCGGCAGGGCGATCCGGACGACGTCCCAGTGCTCGGCGGGCGCCCGCTCCAGGACGACGCCGACCCCGTCGACATGGCCCTGCACGAGATGCCCACCGAGGCGGTCGGACAGCCGTACCGGGCGTTCCAGGTTCACCCGGTCACCGACGGACAGCGCGCCGAGCGAGGACCTGCGCAGCGTCTCCAGCATCACGTCGGCCGTGAACACACCGGCCGGGTCCGCGGCGGGCTCGGCCACGGCGGGCTCGGCCACGCCGGCGCCCTCCGCGTCCGGAGGACGGGCATAGGAGGTCACGGTGAGACATACGCCGTTGACCGCCACCGAGGCACCATGCGCCACATCGCTCAGGACGTTTCGACACTCGATGGTCAAGGACGCGGCGTCCTGCCGCGGCTCGATCGCGGTAACCACGCCGAGTTCCTCGACGATGCCGGTGAACATCCGATCCCCGCGCCTTCCCGGTCCCGGCACCACGTCCCGAGAACACAGAAAGATCACGCGGGTCAAAGCCGACGCGGCAGCGCCGACCCAACGCCGCGACGACCACACGCATGGTCGGCACGGCGGTGCCCCGCGCGCGTCCTCCCATCCGGACTTTCACCGTCGGTCCCGGAATTCCACCAGGTCCACCGGCCACCACACGGGTGGACGGGTCGCGGACTATCACCGCCGGCTCGGAATTTCACCGACCCCGGAGCGCGCGTGCTGTTGTCAGTACGCGGTCAAGTCTGACATACGACGGCCTCGGACGCTCGGGCCCACGAGCGTAATTCACGTCATTCTCCGAGGGCCCACAATCGGTACGGAGCGGCACCAACGGGCAGTCGACACGCGACCATCAACATCGCGGCGCGACCACATGGACGCCCATCGTGAAAATCGATCAATAACTCTCGGCGAACATCACCGAAAGTAATGAATCAATTCCGATCAGAATCCGGACGCGGTGGCGGGAGCAGGGGCGGTGAGGCGCGGGGCGGCGGCAAGCGCGAGCGCTCGCAGCGACTCGACGGCCGCGGCGGGATCCTCGAGGCCGAACACCGCCGTACCGGCCACGAACACGTCGACACCCGCCTCGGCGGACCGTTCGATGGTCTCCCGGTTGACACCACCGTCGATCTGAAGCCACAGATCCAGCCCCCGGTCGTCGATCAGCCGGCGAGCCGCGGCGATCTTCGGCAGGACCTCGTCCATGAACTTCTGACCGCCGAAGCCCGGCTCGATCGTCATCAAAAGCAGCAGGTCGAACCGGTGCAGGTCGTCGAGGTAGTGCTCGACCGGGGTCGCCGGCTTCACCGCGAGCCCCGTGCGGGCCCCGGCGGCGCGGATCGCGTCGGTGGTGCGGGCGATGTCGTCGACGGCCTCGGCGTGGATCGTCACGTTCGCCGCGCCACGCTCGGCGAAGCCCGGCGCCCAGCGGTCCGGATCGTCGATCATCAGGTGGCAGTCGAGCGGAGTGTCGGTCACCCGGCGCAGCGCGTCGACGGTGTCGGGCGAGAACGCCAGGTTGGGCACGAAGTGGTAGTCCATGACGTCGACATGCAGCCAGTCCGCGTGCCCGGCCACGGCGCGCGCCGCATCGGCGATTCGCCCGAAGTCGGCGGCGAGCATGCTGGGATAGATCTGCGCGGTTGCCACGCGAGCGAGCGTATCCACTGCGGTCCACCGCTGAACCAGCGCTGTGAGGAGGACCTGATTCCTCCTCGTGCCGGATCAGTGAGCATCTGCCGTCTCGCACCATGGTCGCCGGATGGCGCGAGACGGAATCGGCGGCGGAAAAGGCTCAGTCGCTCCGGCGCCGCAGCAGTGCCAGGAACATCGCGTCGGTCCCGTGCAGATGTGGCCAGAGCTGGACGAACGGGCCCGAGCCGAGGCTGTCCGCCGGCACGTCGGCGAAGACCGGCGAGCGACGCGCGTCGAGCGTGACCACGTCCGCCCGCTGCCCGACGACGGCGCTGACCACCTCGGACGTCTCCTCCCGGTGCGGTGAGCAGGTCACGTAGGCGACGACCCCACCGGGGCGGACGAGATCCAGCGCGCTGACGAGAAGCTGTCGTTGCAGCGGCGCCAGCACCGCGATGTCGGCGGGGGTACGCCGCCACCGGGCCTCGGGCCGGCGCCGCAACGCACCCAGCCCGGAGCAGGGGACGTCCACCAGCACCCGATCTGCGGTACCCGGGCGCACCGGCGGCATCCGGCCGTCCGCACGCACGACGTGGGCGGCCGGGAAACCGGCGAGGGACGCCGCCACCAGCCCGGCGCGGGCGGCACGGGGCTCGAGCGCCAGCAGCCCCTCCCCTGGCGACCGCTCGGTGGCGAGAACGGCCGCGAGCAGGGCGGCCTTGCCGCCCGGGCCGGCGCACAGGTCCACGGTCAGCCCGCTGCTCCGGCCGACCATCGGCACCGCGGCGAGAGCCAGGGCCATGAGCTGGCTGCCCTCGTCCTGCACCGCGGCATCGCCGGCCACGACGGCGCCGAGCGCCCCCGGATCACCGCCTTCGAGGTGGACGGCGTACGGCGAACAGGCCCCGCGGTGGGCCTGCAGACCCGCCGCCGTGGCCTGTGCCACCAGTTCGTCGACTCCGATCCGGCCGGGCCGGGCGACGAGATGGACCCCTGGCCGCTGGTCGTTGGCCGCGAGCGCCGCCTGGGCGCCGGCCACGTCGCCGTCCAGCGCCTCCAGCACAACCTCGACGATCCACCGCGGATGCGCCGAGACCACCGAGAGATGACCGACCGGGTCCACGGAGACGTCCGGTGCGGACAGCAGGACCGCCACGTCGCCCGCGGTCTCCTCGACCCGGGCCGCGACCCGGCGCAGCACCGCGTTCGCGAACCGCACGGGGCGCTCCCCGCAGGTGGCGCGGACCAGCTCGACCGTCGACGCGACGGCCGCCCGGGCCGGCACCCGTGTCGAGAGCAGCTGATAGGTGCCCAGGCGCAGCGCGTCCCGCACCGGTGGGTCCACGGTGTCCACCGGGCGGCTTGTCACCGTGCCGAGCACGCCGTCGAGCGTGCCCTGCGCGCGCAGCGAGCCGTAGGTCAGCTCGGTCGCGAACCCGCGGTCGCGCGGGGAGAGCCGGCGCCGGTTCAGCAGCGCGGGCAGCATGAGGTTCGCGTAGGCGCCACGCTCGTCGACGGCGCGCAGCACCTCCCAGGCGAGCAGGCGGGCCGGATCGGCCGCCCCGCCGCGCCGCGGCGCCGATGTGTTCATGAGAAGGCCTCCTCCGAGCTGGGGCGCAGGCCGCGGATCCAGTCCGCGGCGGGCATCGCGCCCCGCCCTTCGGGACGGACCTCGCCGAGAGCCACCGGAACGGTTCCCGTGCCCACGAGCACGGCACCGTTCCCGGCCATCACGATCCGCCCGGGCGGCAACGACCCGCCGTCGCCCGCGGCGCCGCCGTTCGGGATCCCGGCGTTCGGGCTGCCGGTGTTCGGGCTGCCGGTGTTCGGGCTGCCGGTGTTCGGGCTGCCGAGTCGCACCGGGCCGAGCTTCACCCGCCGGTCCCGCAGCGTCGTCCAGGCCCCCGGCGCCGGGGTCGCCGCGCGCACCAGCCGGTCAATCGCCACCGCGGGCTGCGACCAGTCGACCCGGACGTCGTCAACCGTGAGTTTCGGGGCCAGCGAGACCCCGTCGGCGGGCTGCGGACGTGCCTCGACCGAACCGTCCTCGATGCCGTCGAGCACTGCCACCAGCAGGCGGGCGCCGGCGACCGCCAGCCGCTCCAGCAGGTCACCGGAGGTGTCGCTGGGACGGATGCGCTCGGTCAGCACCCCGTAGACCGGGCCGGTGTCCATGGCCGGCTCGATCTGGAAGACGCTCGCACCGGTGAGGTCGTCGCCGGCGAGCACGGAACGCTGGACCGGCGCCGCTCCCCGGTAGGCGGGCAGCAGCGAGAAGTGCAGGTTCACCCAGCCGTGCTTGGGGATCTCCAGTGCCGGGGCGGGCAGCAGTGCTCCGTAGGCGACGACCGGGCAGCAGTCCGGGGCGATCTCGCCGAGCCGGCCGAGGAACTCCGGATCCCCGGCCCGGGCCGGGGAGAGCACCTCCAGCCCACGTTCGCCCGCCAGCTCATGCACGGGCGACGGGCGGACACGCCGGCCACGGCCCGCCGGGCGGTCCGGCCGCGTCACCACGGCGACGACCTGGTGGCGCGGGCTGTCCAGCAGCGCGCGCAGGCTCGGGATCGCCACATCGGGAGTGCCGGCGAAGACAAGACGCATGACCGCAGCAGCTCCTCAGCGCCGGTCCCGGGGCGGATCCGCAGCAGCCGCCGATCCGATCGTCCCCACCATCATCACGATCATCGAACTCGCGGCGGACCCGATCGTGGAACCGATCACCGTGCCCACCACCGAACCACTCGCCGTCGCCGCCAGTAGCGCGGCCATTATGATCTTCGCGTGGAAGCTCAGCGCCCGCGGCCGAACAGCGGGTGCGGCGAGACCTTCACGGTGGGCTTCGGCTCGTTCGCCCACTCCGCCTCGCG carries:
- a CDS encoding bifunctional 3,4-dihydroxy-2-butanone-4-phosphate synthase/GTP cyclohydrolase II, with the translated sequence MTTYLAGDSAAPFQPTGTHLSGAGTPDAAAPVARRPVGEAAQAATQAAPVAAGEHARPAGETVRPADDAGSPFATIETAIAEIAAGRPVVVVDDEDRENEGDLIFAAEAATPELLAFMIRHTAGVVCVPLDPAEVDRLELDQMVPQNTDRMRTAFTVTVDARTGVTTGISAADRARTIRLLADPTTEPGDLTRPGHIFPLRAREGGVLRRPGHTEAAVDLARLAGLRPAGAICEIVNDDGTMARLPELTVFAREHNLALISIEALIDYRRRTEKQVERLAEAQIPTRYGLFQAVGFRDTRDGIEHIALVRGDLGAGENVLVRVHSECLTGDVFGSRRCDCGNQLDASLRAVATEGRGVVLYVRGHEGRGIGLLDKLRAYQLQDIGHDTVDANLALGLPADAREYGTGAQMLLDLGVRSLRLLTNNPTKRVGLERHGLRVVEQIGLPVAHTPENLRYLTTKRDRMGHELPGLPLAVGADEAVASAHETNHWSKTGPTGVDWSGRACEEAR
- the ribH gene encoding 6,7-dimethyl-8-ribityllumazine synthase, producing MSGAGAPAEELPDAGDVRLAIVATRWHTEITDSLLGGALRAAKDAGVTVSPTVVRVSGAVELPVVAAALASRHDAVVALGAVIRGGTPHFDYVCRFVTDGLARVTLDSGVPVGFGLLTCDTVEQARDRAGLPGSVEDKGREATLAALDTAVVLRGIAALA
- a CDS encoding riboflavin synthase gives rise to the protein MFTGIVEELGVVTAIEPRQDAASLTIECRNVLSDVAHGASVAVNGVCLTVTSYARPPDAEGAGVAEPAVAEPAADPAGVFTADVMLETLRRSSLGALSVGDRVNLERPVRLSDRLGGHLVQGHVDGVGVVLERAPAEHWDVVRIALPPRLDRYLVEKGSVTVDGVSLTVVDVRPAAGDEPASFTVSLIPTTLADTTLGVRAVGDKVNIEVDVLAKYVEKLHADLNGSH
- the fmt gene encoding methionyl-tRNA formyltransferase; this translates as MRLVFAGTPDVAIPSLRALLDSPRHQVVAVVTRPDRPAGRGRRVRPSPVHELAGERGLEVLSPARAGDPEFLGRLGEIAPDCCPVVAYGALLPAPALEIPKHGWVNLHFSLLPAYRGAAPVQRSVLAGDDLTGASVFQIEPAMDTGPVYGVLTERIRPSDTSGDLLERLAVAGARLLVAVLDGIEDGSVEARPQPADGVSLAPKLTVDDVRVDWSQPAVAIDRLVRAATPAPGAWTTLRDRRVKLGPVRLGSPNTGSPNTGSPNTGSPNAGIPNGGAAGDGGSLPPGRIVMAGNGAVLVGTGTVPVALGEVRPEGRGAMPAADWIRGLRPSSEEAFS
- the rpe gene encoding ribulose-phosphate 3-epimerase is translated as MATAQIYPSMLAADFGRIADAARAVAGHADWLHVDVMDYHFVPNLAFSPDTVDALRRVTDTPLDCHLMIDDPDRWAPGFAERGAANVTIHAEAVDDIARTTDAIRAAGARTGLAVKPATPVEHYLDDLHRFDLLLLMTIEPGFGGQKFMDEVLPKIAAARRLIDDRGLDLWLQIDGGVNRETIERSAEAGVDVFVAGTAVFGLEDPAAAVESLRALALAAAPRLTAPAPATASGF
- a CDS encoding RsmB/NOP family class I SAM-dependent RNA methyltransferase, which gives rise to MNTSAPRRGGAADPARLLAWEVLRAVDERGAYANLMLPALLNRRRLSPRDRGFATELTYGSLRAQGTLDGVLGTVTSRPVDTVDPPVRDALRLGTYQLLSTRVPARAAVASTVELVRATCGERPVRFANAVLRRVAARVEETAGDVAVLLSAPDVSVDPVGHLSVVSAHPRWIVEVVLEALDGDVAGAQAALAANDQRPGVHLVARPGRIGVDELVAQATAAGLQAHRGACSPYAVHLEGGDPGALGAVVAGDAAVQDEGSQLMALALAAVPMVGRSSGLTVDLCAGPGGKAALLAAVLATERSPGEGLLALEPRAARAGLVAASLAGFPAAHVVRADGRMPPVRPGTADRVLVDVPCSGLGALRRRPEARWRRTPADIAVLAPLQRQLLVSALDLVRPGGVVAYVTCSPHREETSEVVSAVVGQRADVVTLDARRSPVFADVPADSLGSGPFVQLWPHLHGTDAMFLALLRRRSD